In one window of Maribacter sp. BPC-D8 DNA:
- the bcp gene encoding thioredoxin-dependent thiol peroxidase, which produces MNTLKVGDKVPSFSVKDQDGNTIKLEDYAGKKLVVFFYPKASTPGCTAEACNLRDNYKELQSEGYELLGVSADSEKRQAKFKEKYEFPFPLLADEDHTVINAFGVWGLKKFMGREYDGIHRKTFVVDGDGIITKVIDKVKTKDHAAQLLD; this is translated from the coding sequence ATGAATACGTTAAAAGTTGGTGATAAAGTTCCTTCATTTTCTGTTAAAGATCAAGATGGTAATACTATTAAGTTGGAAGATTATGCTGGTAAAAAACTAGTTGTTTTTTTCTATCCAAAAGCAAGTACACCTGGTTGCACGGCTGAAGCATGTAATTTAAGGGATAATTATAAAGAATTGCAATCTGAGGGCTATGAACTTTTAGGAGTTAGTGCCGATTCTGAAAAGAGACAGGCAAAATTTAAAGAGAAATATGAATTTCCATTTCCATTATTGGCAGATGAAGACCATACTGTTATCAATGCTTTTGGTGTATGGGGGCTAAAGAAATTTATGGGGCGTGAGTACGATGGTATTCATAGAAAAACCTTTGTTGTAGATGGTGATGGTATTATTACTAAAGTAATCGATAAGGTGAAGACTAAAGATCACGCAGCTCAGCTATTAGATTGA
- a CDS encoding endonuclease III domain-containing protein: protein MTKAEKIAFTISTLQELYPEIPVPLDHKDPYTLLIAVLMSAQSTDVRVNKITPLLFAKADNPYDMIKLSVEEIREIIKPVGLSPMKAKGIYGLSHILIDKHNGQVPKELEYLEELPAVGHKTASVVISQAFGIPAFPVDTHIHRLLYRWGFTNGKNVVQTEKDAKRLFPEEIWNDLHLQIIWYGREYSPARGWDMEKDIITKTIGRKTVLNEYYKNKKAR, encoded by the coding sequence ATGACGAAAGCCGAAAAAATAGCATTTACAATTTCTACGCTTCAAGAGCTTTATCCAGAAATTCCTGTGCCTTTAGATCATAAAGACCCTTACACTTTATTAATTGCAGTTTTGATGTCAGCACAAAGTACCGATGTGAGAGTAAATAAAATTACTCCCCTCCTATTTGCTAAAGCTGACAACCCGTATGATATGATAAAATTAAGCGTAGAAGAAATACGTGAAATCATCAAGCCTGTTGGTTTATCGCCGATGAAAGCAAAAGGTATATATGGATTATCGCATATATTAATTGATAAACATAATGGTCAAGTACCAAAAGAACTTGAATATTTAGAAGAATTACCGGCTGTAGGTCATAAAACGGCAAGTGTGGTAATATCGCAAGCATTCGGTATACCTGCATTTCCTGTAGATACTCATATTCATAGATTGTTATATCGTTGGGGATTTACCAACGGAAAAAATGTGGTACAGACAGAAAAAGATGCAAAACGACTATTCCCAGAAGAGATTTGGAACGATCTTCATTTACAAATAATCTGGTATGGTCGTGAATATTCACCAGCAAGAGGCTGGGATATGGAGAAAGATATAATTACAAAGACTATTGGTAGAAAAACAGTACTTAACGAGTACTATAAAAATAAAAAAGCCCGCTAA
- a CDS encoding RNA polymerase sigma factor, producing MKLQIEDSELVKDYISGNEGALEILINRHNQRITSFIYSKVLDRDITEDIFQDTFIKVIKTLKRGKYSEEGKFLPWVMRISHNLIIDHFRRNKRMPMFEGSDDFNIFSVIGDDKLNAEKQLIKNQIDSDLRQLVEELPDDQKEVLLMRIYKDMSFKEISENTGVSINTALGRMRYALINLRKIIEKNNIVLTN from the coding sequence ATGAAACTACAAATTGAAGACTCAGAATTAGTTAAAGATTATATCAGCGGTAACGAAGGTGCCCTTGAAATTTTAATTAACAGACACAATCAACGTATTACTAGTTTTATCTATTCTAAGGTTTTAGATAGGGATATCACTGAAGACATTTTTCAAGATACTTTTATTAAGGTTATTAAAACTTTAAAAAGAGGTAAGTATAGTGAAGAGGGTAAGTTTTTACCTTGGGTAATGAGAATTTCTCATAACCTAATTATCGATCACTTTAGAAGAAACAAAAGAATGCCAATGTTTGAAGGTAGCGATGACTTCAATATTTTCTCTGTAATTGGAGACGATAAGTTAAATGCTGAAAAACAATTAATAAAAAATCAAATAGATTCTGACCTAAGACAATTAGTTGAAGAGTTGCCAGATGATCAGAAAGAAGTTCTTTTAATGCGTATCTATAAAGATATGAGTTTCAAAGAAATCTCTGAAAACACTGGGGTTAGCATTAATACTGCTCTTGGTAGAATGCGTTATGCTTTAATCAATCTTAGAAAAATCATTGAAAAAAACAATATAGTTCTTACCAATTAA